Part of the Sodalinema gerasimenkoae IPPAS B-353 genome is shown below.
ATGCCACTCTCAGCTACGGCTGGGAAGTGTTGGGGATTCCCTATGCCACCGAAGGACTCCTAGAACGTAAAGCCGTTGCCCTGAATGTCCACGGGCTAGATATGCGCGGAATTGACCCAATGTTAAGTACAGGCGGAACCATTCTCGGGTCAATCAATCGGGGGCCAACAGAAGCTCATGCGGCGGACATTATTGCTGGTTATCATGCCCTGGAACTAGATGCTTTAATTAGTATTGGGGGCGATGGAAGTTTGGCGATTTTGTCCCAGCTCGCTCGTCAGGGAAATTGGAACCTAGTTGGCATTCCCAAAACGATTGACAATGATGTGGCCTTAACAGAATCGTCTATTGGCTTTGATACGGCAGTGAATACCTTGGTGGATGCCCTTCATAAACTCAGTTATACCGCCGCCAGTCACGATCGCGTGATGGTTCTCGAAACCATGGGCCGTACAGCGGGACATCTCGCCTTACAGGGTGGCATTGCTGGGGGGGCAGATGTGATTCTGATGCCGGAAATTCCCTACAGTATTGAGGGGGTTTGTCGGCAAATTAGTGAGTTGCGCGATCGCTGGGGTCATAAGTTTGCCATTGTCTTAGTGGCAGAGGGCGCGAAAACTTTGTCTGGGGAGTCTCGGGAATATCGAGATGCTCAAGGGGAAGTGCGCCTCCGGGGAATTGGTGAATATGTCACCGATGAGATTTGTCGCCAGACCAATAATGGTATTGAGGCTCGCGTTAGTGTTCTTGGTCATGTGCAGCGGGGTGGGATTCCTTCCGCCTTTGACCGGGTTCTGGCCTCGGTATTGGGGAAAGGGGCTGTGGATTTGGTGGCTCAGGAACAGTTTGGTCGCATGGTGGTTTGGCAAAATGGCAGCGTGCGATCAGTGTCCCTCGATGAAGTTTGCGCGCGTAGTCCCCGTTTAGTGAGTCCGGAGGGGGATTTGGTGCAAACGGCCCAGGCCCTGGGAATTTATGTGGGTGAGTTGGATGTACCGGCCCAGGTGAGCACACAAGACCTATTGGCACATTAGGGATGCTGGGGTTTGGGGGGTATCGCGTCGGGGTACAATGGAGGACGGTTGTTTTTTAAAATGACACTGAGGTGAGCTGTCTGCTTCAGACCAACTCATCGCCATTATCAATACTTTCACTTGTACATTCAACGCCGACGCGAAACCTATAAACTCGCATGACTGTAACTGCCGACGCTACTCCGATTGTCTCCACTCAGCCCCGTCGCCGTGCCGTGT
Proteins encoded:
- a CDS encoding ATP-dependent 6-phosphofructokinase, which codes for MQIPKRLGILTSGGDCPGLNAAIRAVVSHATLSYGWEVLGIPYATEGLLERKAVALNVHGLDMRGIDPMLSTGGTILGSINRGPTEAHAADIIAGYHALELDALISIGGDGSLAILSQLARQGNWNLVGIPKTIDNDVALTESSIGFDTAVNTLVDALHKLSYTAASHDRVMVLETMGRTAGHLALQGGIAGGADVILMPEIPYSIEGVCRQISELRDRWGHKFAIVLVAEGAKTLSGESREYRDAQGEVRLRGIGEYVTDEICRQTNNGIEARVSVLGHVQRGGIPSAFDRVLASVLGKGAVDLVAQEQFGRMVVWQNGSVRSVSLDEVCARSPRLVSPEGDLVQTAQALGIYVGELDVPAQVSTQDLLAH